The Pontibacter deserti region AACAGCAACTGCCACGGGCAATTTATGGCAAGTGTAACAGCACCTACATCCAGAATAAGGCCTTGCGGGGTAGTATAATGTGTTTTACCGAAGTGGAAATATTGTACCACCTCAGAGCGGGTAGTTTTGGTAAGCGGCAGGTTAATTGTTTTAGCTAAAGCCTCTTGTATAGACATACTCTAAAAGTATAGTTTCCGGGAATAGAGAATTAAGGCAAAGATAGGCAGTGCTTTGCTATTAAATAGTGTATAAAAGTCACTTTACTAAGTTTTGTCTTTATTTAACAGGTTTGTTATCCACTTAAAGTATATTTGCACCAGTTTCGAAAGAAATGCCATCTGGAATTTTTAGGGCCTGTACCCTGTTTGCATACAATGCTGAAAGAGCAAGAAGAAATCAAAGAATCAAAACCAGTTTCGGTGTACGGCCGTGTTATCCGGTTTACCTGGAAAAGCTTTATTATAGGCTTTGGAGTACTGGTTATTTACCTGCTGAGTGTAGAGTTTAACCTGCTGTTCCTGTTCGGTTCATCGCCAAGCCTCGACAGGCTGGAGAACCCACGCAGCGACCAGGCCTCTGAGCTTTATACTTCTGACGGGCAACTGATAGGAAAGTACTTTAAGGAGAACCGCAGCCCGATCGGGTACGAGAAAATGTCGCCAATGCTGCTGAAGGCCTTGATCGCTACTGAAGATGTGCGCTTTTACGAGCACTCAGGTATAGACCCACAAGCTATACTTTCTGCGGCATATGGCAGCTTTACCGGCGATGCCCGTGGTGCCAGTACCATTACCCAGCAGCTTGCCAAAAACCTGTATAAAACCCGTACCGACGACTCGAAAGGTGTATTGGGCCACATTCCGGGTCTTAATGTAGTAATTGCCAAAACCAAGGAGTGGCTTACCGCTATAAAACTGGAGCAGCGCTACACTAAAGAAGAGATTCTGGCTATGTACCTGAACACAGTTGATTTTGGTAGTAACTCCTTCGGTATAAAGGTAGCTTCCAAAACATTCTTTAATGTTTCGGCGGATAGTCTGAAAACAGAGCAGGCCGCTGTGCTGGTTGGGTTGTTAAAAGCCCCGACATACTATAGCCCTAAGTTTAATCCAGAAAATGCCACCCGCCGCCGTAACACGGTGCTGGAGCAGATGGCTAAGTATAACTACATCTCAAAAGCTGCTGCCGACTCATTAAGCAAGATTCCGCTTGTGCTGGATTATAGTGTAGAAAACCACTACGATGGTCCGGCTACTTATTTCAGGGGTGCTGTCGCCGATTACCTGAAAGAATGGTGTAAGCAGAACGGCTACGACCTGTACCGCGATGGACTTAAGATCTATACAACTATAGATTCGCGGATGCAGAAACATGCCGAGGAAGCCATGGAGAAGCACATGCGTACCTTACAGCGCCGCTTTAACAGCCACTGGCAGGGTAAAAACCCGTGGGTGGATGAGCAGAACAATGAAATACCGGGCTTTATAGAAGAAACTATAAAACGCACCGACTATTACCAGCGCCTGAAAAAGAAGTATGGCAACGATGTAGCCGCTATAAACCGTGAACTGAACACGCCGCGCGAAATGATGGTGTTTACCTGGGAAAATGATTCACTGGAGAAGAAGGTGACCATGACACCGCTGGATTCGCTGGCTTACTATAAGCGTTTCCTGCATGGCGGTATGATGACGATGGACCCGTTTACAGGCCACATCAAAGCCTGGGTAGGGGGTATCAACTTTAAATACTTTAAGTATGACCACGTGAAACAGGCGCGTCGTCAGCCTGGCTCCACGTTTAAACCATTTGTGTATGTAGCTGCTATCGATAATGGGTATTCGCCGTGCGATAAAATTGTGGATCAGCGCATCACTATAAACTACGTAGAGAAAGGGCAGAAGAAAGACTGGTCGCCGACGAATGCCGACTGGCAATATACCGGTGCCCCAATGACTTTACGACGTGCGATGGGTAAATCTGTAAACTCAGTTACCGCGCAGCTTACTGAAAAAATTGGCTGGGAAACGGTAGTAAAGTATGCACACCGTTTAGGTATAACTAGTCCGTTGGAATCTGTGCCTTCTATTGGTCTTGGTCCAAGTGATGTATCGATTTACGAGATGGTAGGCGCTTACAGT contains the following coding sequences:
- a CDS encoding penicillin-binding protein 1A, producing the protein MLKEQEEIKESKPVSVYGRVIRFTWKSFIIGFGVLVIYLLSVEFNLLFLFGSSPSLDRLENPRSDQASELYTSDGQLIGKYFKENRSPIGYEKMSPMLLKALIATEDVRFYEHSGIDPQAILSAAYGSFTGDARGASTITQQLAKNLYKTRTDDSKGVLGHIPGLNVVIAKTKEWLTAIKLEQRYTKEEILAMYLNTVDFGSNSFGIKVASKTFFNVSADSLKTEQAAVLVGLLKAPTYYSPKFNPENATRRRNTVLEQMAKYNYISKAAADSLSKIPLVLDYSVENHYDGPATYFRGAVADYLKEWCKQNGYDLYRDGLKIYTTIDSRMQKHAEEAMEKHMRTLQRRFNSHWQGKNPWVDEQNNEIPGFIEETIKRTDYYQRLKKKYGNDVAAINRELNTPREMMVFTWENDSLEKKVTMTPLDSLAYYKRFLHGGMMTMDPFTGHIKAWVGGINFKYFKYDHVKQARRQPGSTFKPFVYVAAIDNGYSPCDKIVDQRITINYVEKGQKKDWSPTNADWQYTGAPMTLRRAMGKSVNSVTAQLTEKIGWETVVKYAHRLGITSPLESVPSIGLGPSDVSIYEMVGAYSTFPNNGFHTKPMFITRIEDRNGNLIHQFVPKQKKVLSEETAFLMMHMLKGGIEEPGGTSQALWEYDLWRGNEIGGKTGTTSNHSDGWFMGVTKDLVTGVWVGGEDRSIHFRTSSYGEGSKTALPVFGLYMEKIYQDKDLGYTMGRFPGPTVKINKKYSCTTVLPRKVEPDSTALDADLELFDILEQLNSGTGDTSQ